The following coding sequences are from one Acidobacteriota bacterium window:
- the lptB gene encoding LPS export ABC transporter ATP-binding protein, with protein MMALLKTLGLTKSYGRRTVVRDVSLDVRPGEVVGLLGPNGAGKTTTFYMVVGLTAADSGRVVLDGQDITDDPMYVRAKQGIGYLPQEPSVFRGLTVEQNVLAILETLKLSRAERRRRAAELLAELNLTPLAAARAHSLSGGERRRVEITRALVMSPSFMLLDEPFAGIDPIAVSDIQAIIFHLKERGIGVLMTDHNVRETLRITDRAYIIHDGGVFRSGTPEELASDEEVKRIYLGAGFRLD; from the coding sequence ATCATGGCTCTCCTTAAGACCCTCGGGCTGACGAAGTCGTACGGCAGGCGAACCGTCGTGCGCGACGTCAGCCTGGATGTGCGCCCCGGCGAGGTGGTCGGACTGCTGGGACCGAACGGCGCCGGCAAGACGACGACCTTCTACATGGTGGTCGGGCTCACGGCGGCCGATTCCGGCCGCGTGGTGCTCGACGGGCAGGACATCACCGACGATCCCATGTACGTCAGGGCCAAGCAGGGGATCGGCTATCTCCCGCAGGAGCCGTCCGTCTTTCGCGGGCTCACGGTGGAGCAGAACGTCCTGGCGATCCTCGAGACGCTGAAGCTCTCGCGCGCCGAACGGCGCCGCCGGGCGGCCGAGCTGCTGGCCGAGCTCAACCTGACGCCGCTGGCGGCGGCGCGGGCGCATTCGCTGTCCGGCGGCGAACGGCGCCGCGTCGAAATCACCCGGGCGCTCGTGATGTCGCCCTCCTTCATGCTCCTCGACGAGCCTTTCGCCGGGATCGACCCGATTGCCGTGAGCGACATCCAGGCGATCATCTTTCACCTGAAGGAACGCGGGATCGGGGTTCTGATGACGGATCACAACGTGCGCGAGACGCTGCGGATCACCGACCGCGCCTACATCATTCACGATGGCGGCGTGTTCAGGAGCGGGACGCCGGAGGAGCTGGCAAGCGACGAAGAGGTCAAGCGCATCTATCTGGGCGCGGGATTTCGTTTGGACTAA
- the rpoN gene encoding RNA polymerase factor sigma-54, with the protein MAACSGAGRRRSWQATKRSSASIWARDFVWTKIEEGVPPAAQASMAIQQKLQTRLSQKLILTPSLQQAIKLLPMPTVELVDYINQEIVENPVLEEISDESTPAEPAEQAEKADTDRSDTREAEPAADQQDAWEDADYEFFGDYLDDGYRARTPTEVKELPPIENTLSTGTSLSDHLLRQLGEQTDDDRLREIGSAIVGNLNDDGYLVASIDEIASMGPWPITEVERVLARVQTLDPIGVAARDLRECLLLQMEQRGLGGTPCETIVREHLHLLQHGRMPELARKLDMNIATLKEHVEALRQLDPKPGSRLNPVESRYVIPDVSVIKVENDYVAVLNDDRVPQLRISPVYRRMMSKASRSSEETRAYVKKKIESAKWLIKSVDQRQRTIHKVATSIIRFQRGFLDHGIEHLRPLVLRDVANDIGMHESTVSRVVTNKYMHTPQGVFEMKYFFHSGINSAYGETVSSVKVKERIRKIIAQEDARKPLSDSRIVRLLQDEGLVLARRTIAKYREELKIPTSSRRREHY; encoded by the coding sequence ATGGCGGCGTGTTCAGGAGCGGGACGCCGGAGGAGCTGGCAAGCGACGAAGAGGTCAAGCGCATCTATCTGGGCGCGGGATTTCGTTTGGACTAAGATCGAAGAAGGTGTTCCCCCGGCCGCCCAGGCATCGATGGCCATTCAGCAGAAGCTCCAGACCCGGCTGTCGCAGAAGCTCATTCTCACCCCGTCGCTGCAGCAGGCAATCAAGCTGCTGCCGATGCCGACGGTCGAGCTCGTGGACTACATAAACCAGGAGATCGTCGAGAACCCGGTACTGGAGGAGATTTCGGACGAGAGTACACCCGCGGAACCCGCCGAGCAGGCTGAAAAGGCCGATACGGATCGGAGCGATACGCGCGAGGCCGAGCCTGCTGCCGACCAGCAGGACGCCTGGGAGGATGCGGACTACGAGTTCTTCGGTGACTACCTGGATGACGGCTATCGCGCCCGCACGCCGACCGAGGTCAAGGAGCTCCCGCCGATAGAGAATACCCTGTCGACAGGCACGTCGCTGTCCGACCATCTGCTGCGCCAGCTTGGAGAGCAGACGGATGACGACCGGTTGCGGGAGATTGGATCCGCGATCGTCGGCAACCTGAACGATGACGGCTACCTGGTCGCGTCGATAGACGAAATCGCCTCGATGGGGCCGTGGCCGATCACCGAGGTCGAACGCGTGCTGGCTCGCGTGCAGACGCTCGATCCCATCGGTGTCGCGGCGCGCGACCTCCGGGAGTGCCTCCTGTTGCAGATGGAGCAGCGCGGCCTCGGAGGGACGCCGTGCGAGACGATAGTCCGGGAGCACCTCCACCTGCTGCAGCATGGCCGGATGCCGGAGCTCGCACGCAAGCTCGACATGAACATCGCGACCCTCAAGGAGCACGTCGAGGCACTGCGCCAGCTCGATCCGAAGCCGGGCAGCCGGCTGAACCCCGTCGAGTCACGCTACGTCATTCCCGACGTCTCCGTCATCAAGGTCGAGAACGACTACGTCGCCGTGCTGAACGACGACCGTGTGCCGCAACTTCGAATCAGCCCGGTGTACCGGCGCATGATGAGCAAGGCCAGCCGGAGCTCGGAGGAGACGCGCGCCTACGTGAAGAAGAAGATCGAGTCCGCGAAGTGGTTGATCAAGTCGGTGGACCAGAGGCAACGGACCATCCACAAGGTCGCGACGAGCATCATTCGCTTCCAGCGCGGCTTTCTCGATCACGGCATCGAGCATCTGCGTCCGCTCGTGCTGCGCGACGTCGCCAACGACATCGGCATGCACGAGTCGACCGTGAGCCGCGTCGTGACCAACAAGTACATGCATACCCCGCAGGGCGTGTTCGAGATGAAGTACTTCTTCCACAGCGGCATCAACAGCGCGTACGGTGAGACGGTATCGTCCGTCAAGGTCAAGGAGCGCATCCGCAAGATCATCGCGCAGGAGGACGCCCGGAAGCCGCTGAGCGACTCCCGGATCGTGCGGCTCCTGCAGGACGAGGGGCTGGTGCTGGCGCGGCGGACGATCGCCAAGTACCGTGAAGAGTTGAAGATCCCGACGTCGAGCCGGCGTCGCGAGCACTATTGA
- a CDS encoding cupin has protein sequence MTDGEATRVEKPWGYELIWAKTGRYVGKVIHVRAGHALSLQYHNRKEETLLLWSGRLLFELGPAGRTRSWEMQPGDRVHIAPGTVHRMTAIDDSDVFEVSTPELEDVVRLDDRYGREGTTDA, from the coding sequence GTGACCGACGGGGAAGCGACGAGGGTAGAGAAGCCGTGGGGCTACGAGCTGATCTGGGCGAAGACCGGACGCTACGTCGGGAAAGTGATCCACGTGCGCGCCGGGCACGCACTCAGCCTGCAGTACCACAACCGCAAGGAAGAGACCCTGCTGCTCTGGAGCGGGCGGCTGCTCTTCGAACTCGGCCCGGCGGGTCGGACCCGCAGTTGGGAGATGCAGCCGGGAGACCGGGTACACATAGCCCCCGGAACCGTGCATCGGATGACTGCAATCGACGACAGCGACGTGTTCGAGGTGTCGACTCCGGAACTCGAGGACGTCGTGCGGCTCGATGACCGGTACGGCCGCGAGGGCACGACCGACGCCTAG
- a CDS encoding single-stranded DNA-binding protein, with protein MGSVNKVILVGNLGRDAELRYTPGGAAVANFSLATTETWTDKNSGQRQEHTEWHRVDVWGKQAETLQEYLLKGRQIYVEGSLRTRQWDDRDGNKRYSTDIRANRVVLLGRGDGSGRRAEGGGDGRSQAPAPSEQGAPGGGPDLTEDDIPF; from the coding sequence ATGGGCAGCGTGAACAAGGTCATTCTCGTTGGCAATCTCGGCCGGGATGCGGAATTACGCTACACCCCCGGCGGCGCGGCGGTGGCGAACTTCAGTCTCGCCACGACCGAGACCTGGACGGACAAGAACAGCGGGCAACGCCAGGAGCACACCGAGTGGCACCGGGTGGACGTCTGGGGCAAGCAGGCGGAGACCCTGCAGGAATACCTGCTGAAGGGCAGACAGATCTACGTCGAAGGGAGCCTCCGGACACGGCAGTGGGATGATCGCGACGGCAACAAGCGTTACTCGACCGATATCCGCGCCAATCGCGTGGTGCTGCTCGGCAGGGGCGACGGCAGCGGCCGGCGCGCGGAGGGCGGCGGGGATGGCCGGAGTCAGGCGCCGGCCCCATCCGAGCAGGGGGCGCCGGGCGGCGGTCCCGATCTGACCGAAGACGACATTCCGTTCTGA
- the ybgF gene encoding tol-pal system protein YbgF, protein MTRIAAGFLLALPFTTTAAVAADREHEQLMADIRMLHEQSMRLHLAFNGIVEAIETLAANQQELETAMRRAFADQRLVIDNVGSNTRVLREKLDETNVRISSLSQEVEALRISIPPMPVQTTGLPEDTETAQPDSAAAAPAAPAPAAPVVAGGSPQRLYNTAWADYASGQWALAITGFEAYVSTYPRSEMTDDAAFYIGETYFLQGDFQGAVEAYEQVVMNYPNGDKVPEAAYKRGLAFDRLGEPDRARESFDLVVTNYPDSRMAALAQQLLDRLSQ, encoded by the coding sequence ATGACACGCATCGCGGCTGGATTCCTGCTCGCGCTCCCGTTCACGACGACCGCCGCCGTGGCTGCGGACCGCGAGCACGAGCAACTCATGGCGGACATTCGCATGCTGCACGAGCAGTCGATGCGGCTGCACCTGGCGTTCAACGGCATCGTGGAGGCCATCGAGACACTCGCGGCGAATCAGCAAGAGCTCGAAACGGCGATGCGACGAGCGTTCGCCGATCAGCGGCTGGTGATCGACAACGTGGGCTCCAATACCCGGGTACTGCGGGAGAAGCTCGACGAAACCAACGTGCGAATCTCTTCACTCTCGCAGGAAGTCGAAGCGCTGCGTATCTCGATTCCACCGATGCCGGTTCAGACAACCGGGTTGCCGGAGGATACGGAGACGGCGCAACCCGACTCGGCGGCGGCCGCCCCGGCCGCTCCCGCCCCGGCCGCTCCCGTGGTCGCCGGCGGCTCGCCGCAGCGGCTGTACAACACGGCCTGGGCCGACTACGCCTCCGGTCAATGGGCGCTGGCGATCACCGGTTTCGAGGCGTACGTCTCGACGTATCCACGCTCGGAGATGACCGATGACGCCGCGTTCTACATCGGTGAGACCTATTTCCTGCAGGGCGATTTTCAGGGCGCGGTCGAGGCCTACGAACAGGTCGTGATGAACTATCCGAACGGGGACAAGGTTCCCGAGGCCGCGTACAAGCGGGGGCTGGCGTTCGATCGCCTCGGCGAACCGGATCGCGCCAGGGAGTCGTTCGACCTGGTCGTAACCAACTATCCGGACAGTCGGATGGCCGCTCTGGCACAGCAATTGCTTGACAGATTGAGCCAGTGA
- a CDS encoding OmpA family protein, whose translation MAPVRPQPPAVRDAAPPPLPLPPPLPEENIASRPLEEINREAPLQAVFFGYDSSELDAAGRAAVEANAAILVQNPLWVIAVEGHCDSRGTPEYNLALGERRAYAVRDHLVNLGISPGRVQTISYGEEFPFVPGETEDAWAANRRAHFVVTGQ comes from the coding sequence GTGGCGCCGGTCAGGCCGCAGCCGCCGGCGGTGCGGGATGCTGCGCCGCCTCCGCTGCCATTGCCGCCTCCGCTGCCCGAAGAGAACATCGCCTCCCGGCCGCTCGAGGAGATCAATCGGGAGGCTCCGCTGCAGGCGGTGTTCTTCGGGTACGACAGCAGCGAGCTCGACGCGGCCGGAAGAGCGGCCGTCGAGGCCAATGCCGCCATCCTGGTGCAGAACCCGCTGTGGGTGATTGCAGTAGAGGGACACTGCGACTCGCGGGGGACGCCCGAGTACAACCTCGCGCTCGGAGAGCGGCGGGCGTACGCCGTCCGGGATCATCTCGTCAACCTGGGGATCTCGCCCGGTCGGGTGCAGACCATCAGCTACGGCGAGGAGTTCCCTTTCGTGCCGGGCGAGACGGAGGATGCCTGGGCCGCCAATCGGCGAGCCCACTTCGTCGTCACCGGCCAATGA